One Clostridium novyi NT genomic window carries:
- a CDS encoding ABC transporter ATP-binding protein, translating into MELTFNKLTRKFNDKIAVNEISTKISTGVYGLLGANGAGKTTLMRMICGVINPTSGEILLDNNNIHDLGEEYRNLLGYLPQDFGYYPDFTAKEFMYYIAALKGINTKRAKVKTKELLEMVALSKVANKKIGTFSGGMKQRLGIAQAVLNDPKILILDEPTAGLDPKERVRFRNLVANFAKDKIVILSTHIVSDIEYIADKIFIMKEGNFIMQGTVDELIALAKGYVWECVVDSREVEKYQSKYCIGNLHHLNGKVKLRIISKEKPIEDALPEIPTLEDLYLYYFQDEQSYEEI; encoded by the coding sequence GAAAATTTAATGATAAAATAGCTGTAAATGAGATATCAACAAAGATTTCAACTGGAGTTTATGGATTGCTTGGGGCCAATGGTGCTGGGAAAACAACACTTATGCGCATGATTTGTGGTGTTATAAATCCTACATCAGGTGAGATATTATTGGATAATAATAATATACATGACCTTGGAGAAGAATATAGAAATTTACTTGGATATTTACCACAAGATTTTGGTTATTATCCAGATTTTACGGCAAAGGAGTTTATGTATTATATTGCCGCTTTAAAAGGTATTAATACTAAAAGAGCTAAAGTAAAAACAAAAGAATTATTAGAAATGGTAGCATTATCAAAAGTTGCAAATAAAAAAATTGGTACTTTTTCAGGTGGAATGAAACAACGTTTAGGAATAGCACAAGCTGTTTTAAATGATCCTAAAATATTAATTTTAGATGAACCTACAGCGGGACTTGATCCTAAAGAACGAGTTCGTTTTAGAAATTTAGTAGCTAATTTTGCAAAGGATAAAATAGTTATTTTATCTACACATATTGTTTCGGATATAGAATATATAGCAGATAAAATTTTTATTATGAAAGAAGGAAATTTTATTATGCAGGGAACTGTTGATGAGCTTATAGCATTAGCGAAGGGATATGTTTGGGAGTGTGTAGTTGATTCACGAGAAGTTGAAAAGTATCAAAGCAAATATTGTATTGGAAATTTACATCATTTAAATGGGAAGGTTAAACTTAGAATTATTTCTAAAGAGAAACCAATAGAAGATGCATTACCTGAAATTCCAACTTTAGAAGACTTATATCTATATTATTTTCAAGATGAACAGTCTTATGAGGAGATATAA
- a CDS encoding ABC transporter permease subunit, whose protein sequence is MGTLIKYELKKIFRRKSTKVSLVVMLLWLLCWGSIIIKDNDYTDKSGKGINGLKSIELKKVAVTKHEGYLSKDKLTNVFNDYQKIIKDSKNYQPNSKWLKNEAFAKYVDKHEILDLLRQDFSYADKYNYDIIDSLSNKDVKDFYKRRDEKVKEILNKKYAHGSYSQSEKDYVISLNQKISRPFYFNYFNGWEDILKMLFPVMAMLITLVTSICVAPIFALEYQTGADSVILSTRYGKNKLIIAKILAVLLCVTFIYFTVVIIFTLGMLWCYGTYGWNASFQVISIKSVYPYSVLEVYLLGVAIGYLVILAFSSFIMLLSSKIKTPAIMVISGLLIFVPILVRRDKENLALNRVMNLFPGNAVNAFVNFSSYDTYVFKNIVLLAPQLITILSVIGICIFVPIAFYNFKNHEVV, encoded by the coding sequence ATGGGAACGTTAATAAAATACGAACTTAAAAAAATTTTTAGAAGAAAAAGTACTAAGGTATCTTTAGTAGTTATGTTATTATGGCTATTATGTTGGGGTAGTATTATTATAAAAGACAATGATTATACAGATAAAAGTGGAAAAGGGATTAATGGATTAAAATCTATTGAATTAAAGAAAGTAGCAGTAACAAAACATGAAGGATATTTATCCAAAGATAAATTAACAAATGTATTTAATGATTATCAAAAAATAATTAAGGACAGTAAAAATTATCAACCTAATTCAAAGTGGTTAAAGAATGAAGCTTTTGCAAAGTATGTTGATAAGCATGAAATTTTAGATCTTTTACGTCAAGATTTTTCTTATGCTGATAAATATAATTATGACATTATAGATTCATTGTCTAATAAAGATGTGAAAGATTTTTATAAAAGACGTGATGAAAAAGTTAAAGAAATATTAAATAAAAAATATGCACATGGAAGCTATTCACAAAGTGAAAAAGATTATGTGATTTCTTTAAATCAAAAAATTTCCAGACCATTTTATTTTAACTATTTTAATGGATGGGAGGATATTTTGAAAATGTTATTTCCAGTAATGGCAATGCTCATTACTTTGGTTACAAGCATATGTGTTGCCCCTATATTTGCATTAGAATATCAAACAGGAGCGGATTCAGTTATTTTATCTACAAGGTATGGAAAGAATAAATTAATTATAGCAAAGATTTTGGCTGTGCTTTTATGTGTAACTTTTATTTATTTTACAGTTGTTATTATATTTACATTAGGTATGTTATGGTGTTATGGAACATATGGGTGGAATGCTTCTTTTCAAGTTATATCTATTAAATCAGTATATCCTTATTCTGTATTAGAGGTTTATTTACTAGGAGTTGCTATAGGATATTTAGTTATATTGGCATTTTCTTCGTTTATTATGTTATTATCATCAAAGATTAAAACACCAGCTATTATGGTCATTAGTGGATTATTGATTTTTGTTCCAATATTAGTTCGAAGAGATAAAGAGAATTTAGCATTGAATAGAGTTATGAACTTGTTTCCAGGAAATGCAGTTAATGCTTTTGTAAATTTTTCTTCATACGATACCTATGTTTTTAAAAATATAGTTTTATTAGCACCTCAATTAATAACAATACTTTCTGTTATAGGAATTTGTATATTTGTACCTATTGCTTTTTACAATTTTAAAAATCATGAAGTTGTTTAA
- a CDS encoding ABC transporter ATP-binding protein yields the protein MILEAKNIVKRYGEHLAIDNASLSVREGEIFGLLGPNGAGKTTLINIIVGLLKSYSGEVNVFGKDLVKDEMYIKSQIGIAPQEAALFHDLTAYENVTFFGRLYGLKGKELKDGVKEALEFTELWDRRKDYPKQYSGGMKRRLNIACAIVHKPKLIIMDEPTVGIDPQSRKHILNSIKKLNKMGSTIIYTSHYMEEIEDLCDEIVIMDKGKVIAKGTKEELKELIATEDKVSIGVSNISYSIIDKIKKVQGVKECVIDNNVINIISKNGSANLSEIIDIIVDYGAEINKINMDKPSLEGVFLTLTGRKLRD from the coding sequence TTGATACTTGAAGCAAAAAATATAGTAAAAAGATATGGAGAACATTTAGCAATAGATAATGCCAGTTTATCTGTGAGAGAAGGAGAGATTTTTGGACTTTTAGGACCTAATGGAGCTGGTAAGACTACGCTTATAAATATTATAGTAGGACTTTTAAAATCATATTCTGGTGAAGTAAATGTTTTTGGAAAAGATTTAGTAAAGGATGAAATGTATATAAAATCGCAAATAGGAATTGCACCACAAGAAGCTGCATTATTTCATGATTTAACGGCATATGAGAATGTTACTTTCTTTGGTAGATTATATGGGCTTAAAGGTAAAGAACTCAAAGATGGGGTAAAAGAAGCCTTAGAATTTACAGAACTTTGGGATAGAAGAAAGGATTATCCAAAACAATATTCAGGTGGTATGAAAAGAAGACTTAATATTGCATGTGCTATAGTTCACAAACCTAAACTAATAATTATGGATGAGCCTACAGTTGGAATAGATCCTCAATCAAGAAAGCATATATTAAATTCCATAAAAAAATTAAATAAAATGGGATCTACTATAATATACACATCTCATTACATGGAAGAAATAGAGGATCTATGTGATGAAATAGTAATAATGGATAAGGGAAAAGTTATTGCAAAAGGTACAAAGGAAGAATTAAAAGAACTTATAGCTACAGAGGATAAGGTGAGTATAGGGGTTTCTAACATAAGCTACAGCATAATAGATAAGATAAAAAAAGTACAAGGTGTAAAGGAATGTGTTATAGACAATAATGTTATAAATATTATTTCAAAAAATGGAAGTGCAAATTTATCTGAAATAATAGATATAATTGTAGATTATGGAGCAGAGATAAATAAAATAAATATGGATAAGCCTTCACTAGAAGGAGTATTTTTAACACTTACAGGTAGAAAATTAAGAGATTAG
- a CDS encoding ABC transporter permease produces MRILYIIFYNLKRNFRDKKDLINMILIPSIFIFILGMALKNAYIPENIKKAKVYYYSEDNKNISDGLYSYISCDKLKHLVDVTKVCSEKEGLDLIKKDNYATFVYVPNNFSKDISEGKKQGIFLYNEKGTIQTQIVKNILEGFASNVNSIYAIYSIGGQAKYVPTKNTLVTSKINIHGKTPRAIDYYAITMLVMTLMYGASYGKYAIEEIYNQEAGKRIQIAPIKKFEILIGYISSSVITVFASGVLIMIIAKYIFKANYGNNMPLIIFIIFTMSVLSNFIGMTIAVIKRNYKGEFYVVDVIVIVCTFVSGGYTPMNINNHIYNKVIKFVPNMMAHNAMFNCIYGFNKNIVISSILSMWIAIIFLITISSLLARKREG; encoded by the coding sequence ATGAGAATTTTATATATTATATTTTATAATTTAAAAAGAAATTTTAGAGATAAAAAAGATCTAATAAATATGATACTTATTCCTTCAATATTTATATTTATACTTGGTATGGCATTAAAAAATGCATATATTCCTGAAAATATAAAAAAGGCTAAAGTCTATTATTATTCAGAAGATAACAAGAATATTTCAGATGGATTATATTCATATATATCTTGTGACAAATTAAAACATTTAGTTGATGTAACAAAGGTATGTAGTGAAAAGGAGGGGCTTGACCTTATAAAAAAGGATAACTATGCTACATTTGTATATGTACCTAATAACTTTTCTAAAGACATAAGTGAGGGTAAGAAACAAGGAATATTTTTATATAATGAAAAAGGTACTATACAAACACAAATTGTTAAAAATATTTTGGAGGGTTTTGCAAGTAATGTAAATTCAATTTATGCGATTTATAGTATTGGAGGACAAGCAAAATATGTTCCAACAAAAAATACATTAGTAACTTCTAAAATTAATATTCATGGAAAAACTCCAAGAGCTATAGATTATTACGCTATAACTATGTTAGTTATGACATTAATGTATGGTGCAAGTTATGGTAAGTATGCAATAGAAGAGATATATAATCAGGAAGCGGGAAAAAGAATTCAAATTGCGCCAATAAAAAAATTTGAAATTTTAATTGGATATATTTCATCATCAGTTATTACTGTATTTGCTTCAGGAGTTTTAATTATGATAATAGCCAAGTATATTTTTAAAGCTAATTATGGAAATAACATGCCATTAATAATATTTATTATATTTACAATGTCTGTATTATCAAATTTTATAGGAATGACAATTGCCGTGATTAAAAGAAATTATAAAGGCGAATTTTATGTGGTAGATGTTATTGTTATTGTTTGTACCTTTGTATCAGGTGGATATACGCCAATGAACATAAATAACCATATATACAATAAGGTTATTAAATTTGTACCTAATATGATGGCGCATAATGCCATGTTTAATTGTATATATGGATTTAATAAAAATATAGTTATTTCAAGCATTTTATCTATGTGGATTGCAATAATTTTTTTAATTACTATATCATCGTTATTAGCAAGAAAAAGGGAGGGGTAA
- a CDS encoding ABC transporter permease, which produces MTIFISNLKRIFKSKTNIFFMVILPVVLIIFMISINRGGRRFSLGIVDYDNTSFTEILAKEIGKDSKINYLNQKDIDKSLVNFQNDYIIEIPKGFTKEVINGHDKKIKGYEIDGINASSALKFNIENFISTSKDIGKYVKGNEKLFYNALEKYREGILDVSLENMDKSPINQNNIEFCVGILIFNMLMLGINMAPIIIKDKISRVYYRIFVSPIKPQNYTLQNLMSFFVVLIIQIIILLTFIVAILNISIPNLKSIFLMFLIFGVFVVAYSLFISNISDNSRTVSIISRGTAIPMAMLGGCFWPVEIMPSVLQQVSKFIPVTWMMEAINKLLYNNSLLSILKEISIIVLFSIVFLLLASWRRKDIVNL; this is translated from the coding sequence ATGACTATATTTATAAGTAACTTAAAAAGAATTTTTAAATCAAAAACAAACATTTTTTTTATGGTTATACTACCTGTGGTATTAATAATATTTATGATTTCAATTAATAGAGGAGGAAGAAGATTTTCCTTAGGAATTGTAGATTATGATAATACAAGTTTTACAGAAATTTTAGCAAAAGAGATTGGTAAGGATAGTAAAATAAATTATTTAAATCAAAAAGATATAGATAAGTCATTAGTTAATTTTCAAAATGATTATATAATAGAAATACCAAAAGGATTTACAAAGGAAGTTATAAATGGACATGATAAAAAGATAAAAGGGTATGAAATTGATGGAATAAATGCGTCTAGTGCATTAAAATTTAATATAGAAAACTTTATAAGTACATCAAAAGATATAGGAAAGTATGTTAAAGGAAATGAAAAACTTTTTTATAATGCATTAGAAAAATATAGAGAGGGAATTTTGGATGTAAGTTTAGAAAACATGGATAAAAGTCCAATAAATCAGAATAATATAGAATTTTGTGTAGGGATTCTAATATTTAATATGCTTATGCTAGGAATTAATATGGCCCCAATAATAATTAAAGATAAAATAAGTAGGGTGTACTATAGAATATTTGTATCTCCAATTAAACCACAAAATTATACATTACAAAATCTTATGAGTTTTTTTGTTGTACTTATTATTCAAATAATCATACTACTTACATTTATAGTAGCCATATTAAATATAAGTATTCCCAACTTAAAAAGCATATTTTTAATGTTTTTAATTTTTGGAGTATTTGTTGTTGCCTATAGTTTATTTATCTCTAATATATCCGATAATTCAAGAACAGTTTCAATTATTTCTAGAGGTACAGCTATTCCTATGGCTATGTTAGGAGGGTGTTTTTGGCCAGTAGAAATAATGCCAAGTGTTTTGCAACAAGTTTCTAAATTTATTCCTGTGACATGGATGATGGAGGCCATAAATAAGTTATTATATAATAATAGTTTATTGAGTATTTTGAAGGAAATATCTATAATAGTTCTTTTTTCCATAGTATTTTTACTATTAGCATCATGGCGAAGAAAAGATATAGTTAATTTATAA
- a CDS encoding sensor histidine kinase: MEYIFKLCFYSFVISTSIIEKNVTYLCVASFLLIIIMDILIERYIPYKIFIYFQSIIIIIVSYYNPNFIVLLNLCSYELMKREDYLGVIFIVPIMKILSLQQMFINVLLFLISNFYGYIYNKYIAQQKKYKFLYDNERRIRYELEGTKNRLIQYSSQVEHLTEIKERNRIAREIHDTVGHSIAGLYMQLQAASKIRGKNKEKSDELVDKSVDELSNILSLLKDTVYNIKPVETVGIEYIMKIVEDFKYCTVKFARTGNFNNVSSNVMEIISTNIKEALTNVSKYSMADNVYINLDANENYIRLYIKDNGIGCQNIKEGLGISGMKERIKNIGGSISIDSKDGFLIVCVIPINNFRGEIFEGCNS; this comes from the coding sequence GTGGAGTATATATTTAAACTATGTTTTTATAGTTTTGTAATATCCACAAGTATAATAGAAAAGAATGTAACATATCTGTGTGTTGCATCTTTTTTATTAATAATAATTATGGATATTCTCATTGAAAGATATATACCATATAAAATTTTTATATATTTTCAATCAATTATTATAATAATTGTAAGTTATTATAATCCAAATTTTATTGTACTTTTAAATCTATGTTCTTATGAACTTATGAAAAGAGAAGATTATTTAGGAGTGATTTTTATTGTGCCTATTATGAAAATCTTATCATTACAACAAATGTTTATAAATGTATTATTATTTCTTATTAGTAATTTCTATGGGTACATTTATAATAAATATATAGCACAACAAAAAAAGTATAAATTTTTATATGATAATGAAAGAAGAATAAGATATGAACTAGAAGGAACAAAGAATAGGCTTATTCAATATTCATCACAAGTAGAACATTTAACCGAGATTAAAGAAAGAAATAGAATAGCAAGGGAAATACATGATACTGTAGGTCATAGCATAGCAGGACTATATATGCAACTACAAGCAGCATCAAAAATAAGAGGTAAAAACAAAGAAAAATCAGATGAACTAGTTGATAAATCTGTAGATGAACTTTCCAATATTTTATCTTTGCTTAAAGATACGGTGTATAATATAAAACCTGTAGAAACAGTAGGAATAGAATATATTATGAAAATAGTAGAAGATTTCAAATATTGTACAGTAAAATTTGCGAGAACGGGAAACTTCAATAATGTATCTTCTAATGTTATGGAAATTATATCAACTAATATAAAAGAAGCGCTAACTAATGTTTCTAAATATTCTATGGCGGATAATGTTTATATAAATTTAGATGCAAATGAAAATTATATAAGACTTTATATAAAAGATAATGGGATAGGATGCCAAAATATAAAAGAGGGATTAGGCATAAGTGGTATGAAAGAAAGAATAAAAAACATTGGTGGAAGTATATCAATTGATTCTAAGGATGGATTTTTGATAGTATGTGTTATCCCTATTAATAATTTTAGAGGTGAGATATTTGAAGGTTGTAATAGCTGA
- a CDS encoding response regulator transcription factor — translation MKVVIADDDGLIRDSLKLILELEDDIEVVATAKNGQEVIDCSRRYSPDVVLMDIRMPILDGVLATKKIKEQQKDIKIIILTTFKDDEYIAEAIKNGAEGYILKNQNSDSIIECLRTVYNGNGVFQRDILNSLMCMIKNKKKSSNKINLTERELEILALIGQGLSNKEISKKVYLSEGTIRNYITNLLQKLQLRDRTQLAIYYLKNY, via the coding sequence TTGAAGGTTGTAATAGCTGATGATGATGGATTAATAAGAGATAGTCTTAAATTAATTTTAGAACTTGAGGACGATATTGAAGTGGTTGCAACTGCTAAAAATGGTCAAGAAGTAATAGATTGCTCTAGAAGGTATTCTCCAGATGTAGTTCTTATGGATATAAGAATGCCTATATTAGATGGGGTACTTGCAACAAAAAAAATCAAAGAACAACAAAAGGATATTAAAATAATCATTTTGACTACATTCAAAGATGATGAATATATAGCAGAAGCTATAAAGAATGGAGCAGAAGGATATATACTTAAAAATCAAAATTCAGATAGTATTATTGAATGTCTTAGGACAGTTTATAATGGGAATGGGGTTTTTCAAAGAGATATTTTAAATTCTCTAATGTGCATGATTAAAAATAAAAAGAAATCTTCTAATAAAATAAACTTAACAGAGAGAGAGCTTGAAATACTTGCACTTATAGGACAAGGTCTTTCTAATAAAGAAATATCTAAAAAGGTTTATTTAAGTGAAGGAACCATTAGAAATTACATAACCAATTTACTTCAAAAGTTACAATTAAGAGATAGAACGCAACTTGCTATATATTATCTAAAAAATTATTGA
- the brnQ gene encoding branched-chain amino acid transport system II carrier protein: protein MNKTDKLSTKNLLLVSLMLFSLFFGAGNLIFPPFLGQAAGGHTWIAMLGFFVTAVGFPILGVIAVAKSGGLHALSKKVHPVFAVVFTVLIYLSIGPCLGIPRAGSLPFEMAVSPFLPEGLISNRLALFLYTFVFFSVAYWLCLTPSKLVNRMGKVLTPTLLTLIAGIFLASLFKPLGGYGEATGEYVKSPLVKGFLDGYLTMDTIAALNFGIVISLAVKAKGVKSQKAIINNSIKAGLIAGSLLIFIYSMLAHLGATSGGRFGATENGAQTLANIMQYIFGKPGLVLLSVIFTLACLTTCVGLITSCSQYFVTIIPSVKYITFVRGLSLSSMVLANMGLTKILAVSVPVLDAIYPIAIVLILLSMVDGLFGESNIVYCSTILFTGCVSVVYALKGAGLNLGFVETMFSKLPLYSQGLGWVMPTVVGCALGLVLKFFKSKVQVGSLNMDKAR from the coding sequence ATGAATAAAACAGATAAATTATCAACTAAAAATTTATTACTTGTAAGCTTAATGCTTTTTTCACTATTTTTCGGAGCCGGAAATTTAATATTTCCTCCATTCTTAGGTCAAGCAGCTGGAGGACATACTTGGATAGCTATGCTAGGATTTTTCGTTACGGCAGTAGGATTTCCTATACTTGGAGTAATAGCTGTTGCAAAATCAGGTGGACTTCATGCCTTATCAAAAAAGGTTCATCCAGTATTTGCAGTTGTATTTACAGTATTAATATATTTATCAATAGGACCATGTCTTGGAATACCTAGAGCTGGAAGTTTGCCATTTGAAATGGCAGTATCACCATTTTTACCAGAAGGACTTATATCTAATAGATTGGCATTATTTTTATATACATTTGTATTTTTTTCAGTAGCCTATTGGTTATGTTTAACACCATCAAAACTCGTAAATCGTATGGGAAAAGTTTTAACACCAACATTGTTAACATTAATAGCAGGTATATTTTTAGCAAGTTTATTTAAACCATTAGGTGGATACGGTGAAGCAACTGGAGAATATGTAAAATCACCTTTAGTTAAGGGATTTTTAGATGGATATTTGACAATGGATACAATAGCAGCTTTAAATTTTGGAATAGTAATATCATTAGCTGTAAAAGCTAAAGGAGTTAAATCTCAAAAAGCAATTATAAACAATTCTATAAAGGCAGGATTAATAGCAGGTTCTTTATTAATATTTATATATTCAATGCTTGCACATTTAGGAGCAACAAGTGGAGGAAGATTTGGAGCAACAGAAAATGGAGCACAAACATTAGCAAATATAATGCAGTATATATTTGGAAAGCCAGGACTTGTATTATTGTCAGTAATATTTACATTAGCTTGTTTAACAACATGTGTAGGACTTATAACTTCATGTAGTCAATATTTTGTAACAATAATACCAAGTGTAAAGTATATAACTTTTGTAAGAGGATTATCTCTTTCAAGTATGGTTTTAGCCAACATGGGGCTTACTAAAATACTTGCAGTATCTGTACCAGTATTAGATGCAATATATCCTATAGCTATAGTACTTATACTACTTTCTATGGTTGATGGTTTGTTTGGTGAAAGTAATATAGTTTATTGTAGTACAATATTATTTACTGGATGTGTAAGTGTTGTTTATGCCCTAAAGGGTGCCGGATTAAATCTTGGATTTGTAGAAACTATGTTTAGTAAACTACCACTTTATTCACAAGGACTTGGATGGGTAATGCCTACAGTAGTGGGTTGTGCTTTAGGATTAGTTCTAAAATTCTTTAAAAGTAAAGTTCAAGTAGGATCATTAAATATGGATAAAGCTAGATAA
- the aroD gene encoding type I 3-dehydroquinate dehydratase yields MKTVNIRGVILGEGIPKVCTPLVGRSLKELREEINLLKDIDCDLVEFRADFFEHVENIQKVKEVLLEIREALKEKPILFTFRSAKEGGEREVESEFYCKLNKEIIKTKLIDAIDIELFNEEESILELIKIAHDEDVKVVMSNHDFHKTPPKEEMISRLVKMQELGADVTKIAVMPKGSSDVLTLLEATNDMKIKYAKTPFITMSMKGVGMISRISGEVFGSAVTFGASKKASAPGQLQVKELKEILNVVHNVL; encoded by the coding sequence ATGAAAACTGTAAATATAAGAGGGGTAATTCTAGGTGAAGGTATACCAAAAGTTTGTACACCTTTAGTTGGAAGAAGTTTAAAAGAATTAAGAGAAGAAATAAATTTACTTAAAGATATAGATTGTGATTTAGTAGAATTTCGAGCAGATTTTTTTGAACATGTAGAAAATATTCAAAAGGTTAAAGAGGTGCTTTTAGAAATTAGAGAAGCATTAAAGGAAAAACCAATATTATTTACATTTAGAAGTGCCAAAGAAGGCGGAGAAAGAGAAGTTGAAAGTGAATTTTATTGTAAGCTTAATAAAGAAATAATAAAAACAAAGCTTATAGATGCTATAGATATTGAATTGTTTAATGAGGAAGAAAGTATATTAGAATTAATAAAAATTGCACATGATGAAGATGTTAAAGTAGTTATGTCTAATCATGATTTTCACAAAACTCCACCAAAGGAAGAAATGATTTCACGTTTAGTAAAAATGCAAGAACTTGGAGCGGATGTTACTAAGATTGCTGTAATGCCTAAAGGTTCGTCAGATGTATTAACATTGCTTGAGGCTACAAATGATATGAAAATAAAGTATGCAAAAACTCCATTTATAACAATGTCAATGAAGGGCGTTGGAATGATAAGTCGCATATCAGGAGAGGTTTTTGGATCAGCAGTAACTTTTGGAGCTAGTAAAAAAGCTTCAGCACCAGGCCAACTACAAGTAAAAGAACTTAAAGAAATTTTAAACGTGGTACATAATGTTCTTTAG
- a CDS encoding MFS transporter — MFNFLKSAPAKERLPENKIASTYKLYRIRMFLMIFIGYSGYYLVRKNFAVASPFLMTHFNFTKTQIGLISTGLAVAYGLSKFILGGLSDKSNVKYFIGIGLLASSVVSILMGFTSSVGLFLLLMIFNGFFQGMGAPPCSIVIGKWFSQRERGLKMGIWNTSHNIGGGLIAPIATLCLFIFGEKYFQSIFFIPAFICIAIAIFVFLIGADTPESVGLPPIEEFNNDYPEVKEEVAPTHLSSKEIMVKYVLKNKYVWYLALANIFVYLIRQGIVNWIPIYLKQQKGFSIANANSAMFLFEYAAIPASILLGWLSDVLFKGKRAPLSILCMIGVIIATLAYWQTSNYLITMISVAFIGCFIYGPQLLIGMNLIDVVPSFAVGSATGFSGLCGYLCGELMADLVLGAIADKFGWNGAFIFILCGSIIALVLLSMTLKIKKVDNNCVAADA; from the coding sequence ATGTTTAACTTTTTAAAATCTGCACCTGCAAAAGAAAGGCTTCCAGAAAACAAAATAGCCTCAACATATAAGCTTTATAGAATTCGTATGTTTTTAATGATTTTCATAGGCTATTCTGGGTACTATCTAGTAAGAAAGAACTTTGCAGTTGCATCACCGTTTTTAATGACTCATTTTAATTTTACTAAAACTCAAATCGGTTTAATAAGTACCGGACTTGCTGTTGCATATGGTCTAAGTAAATTTATATTAGGTGGATTGTCGGATAAGTCCAATGTTAAGTATTTTATAGGTATCGGACTTTTAGCTTCATCTGTAGTTAGTATTTTAATGGGATTCACAAGTTCTGTTGGATTATTCTTACTACTTATGATATTTAATGGATTCTTCCAAGGTATGGGTGCTCCACCTTGTTCTATAGTTATCGGAAAATGGTTCTCTCAAAGAGAAAGAGGACTTAAAATGGGAATTTGGAATACCTCTCACAATATAGGTGGAGGGCTTATTGCACCAATCGCTACTTTATGTTTATTTATATTTGGTGAAAAATACTTCCAAAGCATATTCTTTATTCCTGCTTTTATTTGTATCGCAATCGCTATATTTGTATTTTTAATCGGAGCTGATACTCCAGAATCAGTTGGATTACCTCCAATAGAAGAATTTAACAATGATTATCCTGAAGTTAAAGAAGAAGTAGCACCAACACACTTATCTTCAAAAGAAATCATGGTTAAATATGTACTTAAAAATAAATACGTTTGGTACTTAGCATTAGCTAATATATTTGTTTATTTAATAAGACAAGGAATTGTAAACTGGATTCCAATATACTTAAAGCAACAAAAAGGATTTTCTATTGCAAACGCTAACTCAGCTATGTTCTTATTTGAATATGCAGCTATTCCAGCATCTATATTACTTGGATGGCTTTCAGATGTATTATTTAAAGGTAAAAGAGCTCCACTTAGCATACTTTGTATGATAGGAGTTATAATAGCTACACTAGCATATTGGCAAACTTCAAACTACTTAATAACAATGATATCCGTTGCATTTATCGGTTGCTTCATCTATGGTCCACAATTATTAATAGGTATGAATCTTATAGATGTTGTTCCAAGCTTTGCTGTTGGTTCCGCTACTGGTTTCTCAGGACTTTGTGGTTACCTATGCGGAGAACTTATGGCTGACTTAGTTCTAGGAGCTATTGCTGATAAATTTGGATGGAATGGTGCATTCATATTCATCTTATGCGGATCAATAATAGCACTTGTATTATTATCAATGACTTTAAAAATTAAGAAAGTTGATAATAACTGTGTAGCCGCTGACGCTTAG